A genomic stretch from Hemicordylus capensis ecotype Gifberg chromosome 1, rHemCap1.1.pri, whole genome shotgun sequence includes:
- the AMD1 gene encoding S-adenosylmethionine decarboxylase proenzyme isoform X2, which yields MFVSKRRFILKTCGTTLLLQALVPLLELAREYCGFDSIQSFFYSRKNFMKPSHQEYPHRNFQEEVEFLNEIFPNGAAYCMGRMNSDCWYLYTLDFPESRVISQPDQTLEILMSELDPVVMDQFYMKDGVTANDVTRVSGIRDLIPGSVIDATMFNPCGYSMNGMKSDGTYWTIHITPEPEFSYVSFETNISQTSYDDLIRKVTDIFKPGKFVTTLFVNQSSKCRTVFASAQKMEGFKRLDRQIAQFNDYNFVFTSFAKNKQQS from the exons ATGTTTGTCTCCAAGAGACGTTTCATTTTGAAGACATGTGGTACCACCCTCTTACTGCAGGCACTGGTTCCCCTGTTAGAGCTTGCTAGAGAGTACTGTGGGTTTGACTCAATTCAG AGCTTCTTTTATTCACGTAAGAATTTCATGAAGCCTTCCCACCAAGAGTACCCACACAGGAATTTCCAGGAAGAAGTAGAATTCCTCAATGAAATATTTCCAA ATGGAGCAGCTTATTGCATGGGCCGTATGAATTCTGACTGCTG GTACTTGTATACTCTGGATTTTCCAGAGAGTCGGGTAATCAGTCAGCCAGATCAAACACTGGAAATTCTAATGAGCGAGCTTGACCCAGTAGTTATGGACCAGTTCTACATGAAAGATGGTGTTACTGCAAATGATGTCACTCGT GTGAGTGGAATTCGTGACCTGATACCAGGTTCTGTCATTGATGCTACAATGTTCAATCCTTGTGGATATTCAATGAATGGGATGAAATCAGAT GGAACTTATTGGACTATTCACATCACTCCAGAACCAGAGTTTTCATATGTTAGTTTTGAAACGAACATAAGCCAGACATCCTACGATGACCTAATTAGGAAGGTCACAGATATTTTTAAGCCAGGAAAATTTGTGACAACACTCTTTGTTAATCAG AGCTCAAAATGTCGCACAGTGTTTGCTTCAGCCCAGAAGATGGAAGGTTTTAAGCGTCTAGATCGCCAGATTGCTCAGTTTAATGACTACAACTTCGTTTTTACCAGTTTTGCCAAGAATAAACAGCAGAGTTGA